In the Paenibacillus sp. FSL H7-0357 genome, one interval contains:
- a CDS encoding glycosyltransferase family 39 protein produces MLRGLHKTLYILLTLFIGLLIVSSFFIRAEYNYVAYGDVPILQAQRLIPFLFLVIVLAIIGVLLYKLCLKLNTYSAKIIIPVVLSLSFILQLSIVLLFPRMPTDDSQMVIELALWIQTHNDYSSFQDTGYLHMYPFNFSTVMYLKTLLELFPNLNYVLVFKIFNILFTLVTTLMTYLIYKQLNNKQHNNEYGILIFAATFIPALFTNNLIYNDIISTAFLTSALYFSIRFIKGKEIKHIIFAAVLLAIGNYFRSIGVIFLIAIIICILLSVQKIGFKKLLLSFFILGILFNSPNWIQAIALKSTGQVTESVNKNSAPVHMWLNMGINLESFGFYDNGESFNIYQNQANRDKAESTKIFKESIEKKLRDYKFTDLAKMYYKKVLWTWTEGTYQLERYGISNSGTSDTGQSIIGGYSYKTFATDLFDGQSNFRSKTLWIVYVMNFIMYIFIFIKLIGSIKNKQFNEVSLVLIILGFVGFYILWEIKSRYIYPIYPILIILSYMGLSGFHKWLISIFPSK; encoded by the coding sequence ATGCTAAGAGGGCTTCATAAAACTTTATATATTCTTCTTACTTTATTTATTGGATTGTTAATTGTTTCATCTTTCTTTATCAGAGCAGAGTATAATTATGTGGCATACGGTGATGTTCCCATTTTACAAGCACAACGATTAATTCCATTTCTTTTTCTAGTTATTGTGCTTGCTATTATAGGTGTTCTACTTTATAAACTATGTTTGAAGCTTAATACATACAGTGCAAAAATAATTATTCCTGTCGTGTTATCATTATCTTTTATTTTGCAATTATCAATTGTTCTTTTATTCCCAAGAATGCCGACAGATGACTCACAAATGGTAATTGAACTTGCTTTATGGATACAAACACATAATGACTATTCATCTTTTCAAGACACTGGGTATTTGCATATGTACCCTTTTAACTTTTCAACAGTAATGTATTTAAAAACTTTGTTGGAGCTATTTCCAAATCTAAATTATGTTTTGGTTTTTAAAATCTTTAATATTTTATTTACTCTCGTAACTACATTAATGACTTATTTAATATACAAACAATTGAATAACAAGCAGCATAACAACGAGTATGGAATTCTAATATTTGCAGCTACCTTTATACCGGCATTGTTTACTAATAACCTCATTTATAATGATATTATTTCTACTGCCTTTCTAACTAGCGCACTTTATTTTTCTATTAGGTTTATAAAAGGTAAAGAAATAAAACACATAATATTTGCAGCCGTTCTTTTAGCTATAGGAAATTATTTTAGAAGTATAGGTGTTATATTTCTCATCGCCATTATAATATGTATTTTGTTGAGTGTTCAAAAAATTGGATTTAAAAAATTATTACTTTCATTTTTTATACTGGGAATACTATTTAATAGTCCAAATTGGATACAGGCTATAGCATTAAAATCGACAGGTCAAGTAACTGAATCTGTAAATAAGAATTCTGCTCCTGTACATATGTGGTTGAATATGGGGATTAATTTAGAGAGTTTTGGATTTTATGATAATGGAGAAAGTTTTAATATTTACCAAAATCAAGCTAACAGGGACAAAGCAGAAAGCACCAAAATATTCAAGGAGTCTATTGAAAAAAAGTTGCGTGATTACAAATTTACGGATCTTGCTAAAATGTATTATAAAAAGGTTTTATGGACATGGACAGAAGGTACTTATCAACTTGAACGATACGGTATCAGTAACAGCGGCACTTCCGATACGGGACAAAGTATAATTGGCGGGTATAGTTACAAAACTTTTGCAACTGATTTATTCGATGGACAATCTAATTTTAGAAGTAAAACTTTATGGATTGTATACGTTATGAATTTTATTATGTATATATTTATTTTTATTAAATTAATAGGAAGTATAAAAAACAAGCAATTTAATGAGGTTTCATTAGTCTTAATAATTTTAGGATTTGTTGGTTTTTATATTTTGTGGGAAATTAAATCACGATATATTTATCCGATCTACCCTATACTAATTATTTTATCTTATATGGGATTAAGTGGTTTCCATAAATGGCTAATTTCGATCTTTCCATCGAAGTAA
- a CDS encoding helix-turn-helix domain-containing protein yields MGKRVVVKISELTNKHKISLRQLSRISDVRHAALSELANGKRESISFSHIVKIAEALNIEDIREIIDLVDTEKD; encoded by the coding sequence GTGGGGAAAAGAGTTGTAGTAAAAATATCTGAATTGACCAATAAGCATAAGATTTCGCTGCGGCAATTGTCCAGAATATCCGATGTTCGACATGCAGCATTGAGTGAGTTAGCTAACGGGAAGAGAGAAAGTATTAGCTTCAGTCATATAGTTAAAATTGCAGAGGCTTTAAATATCGAGGATATTCGTGAGATTATTGACTTGGTTGATACTGAAAAAGATTGA
- a CDS encoding DUF6809 family protein gives MPSILESLYHGSLFPNEHVIPKDSNYRPLNKQIIESIETWKSKLSEGDFEELESLLELYSQVQGMDMTAAFVCGLKTGAAMMIEILVDD, from the coding sequence ATGCCAAGCATTCTCGAATCCCTATACCACGGTAGTTTGTTCCCTAACGAACACGTTATCCCCAAAGATTCTAATTATCGTCCGTTAAACAAACAGATCATCGAGTCTATAGAAACTTGGAAAAGCAAGCTGTCCGAAGGAGATTTTGAGGAACTGGAGTCTTTATTGGAGCTGTATTCGCAAGTGCAGGGGATGGATATGACGGCTGCGTTTGTGTGCGGACTCAAGACCGGAGCGGCGATGATGATTGAAATTCTAGTCGATGATTAA
- a CDS encoding GH36-type glycosyl hydrolase domain-containing protein: MQYGHFDEKNKEYLITKPNTPASWANYLGSPEYGAIISGNAGGYSFVKSGANGRHVRYHFNSKDEPGRYIYVRDLENGDYWSGSWQPVGKDLDQYKSVCHHGTGYTNIVSDYDNIHTESLYYVPLNKTYEVWRMKVRNNDSKARKLALFGFVELTNNNNYEQDTVNLQYTLFISRTYYKNNMILQSINENVPEDRSWRFFGAAGAEVTAYDGDRDTFLGDYRSYGNPASVANGQCSNSLNYNTNSCGALQINVELQPGEEKEIAFLLGQYDEKGASEILSHYKDLSVVDKELEELKAFWHSKLNRFQVQTPSDNLNNMINTWNAYQCFITFIWSRAASFQYSGLRNGLGYRDTVQDIQGIIHLDHEMALERLRLMISAQVSNGGGLPLVKFDHNPGHEGTPDDPEYVRETGHPHYRADDALWLFPTVIKYLNESGNWGFTDEVIPYSDKGEGTVYEHLRQALQFSLDRMGAHGMPVGLHADWNDCLRLGAKGESLFVAFQLYMAFKVFMEIAQNKNKPDDVKWAQGLLDELDGNIQKHAWENDQFVRGFTEDNYTIGSWENDEAKIWLNPQSWAVLSGAARPEQAKVSMDKVYENLRTDYGTMLFYPPFREYGLPVALMALFNASTKENAGIFSQPQGWLILAETMIGNGERAFEYFLNCSPASMNDKAEIRKLEPYVHGQFVESKDSPYQGRAHVHWLTGTASTVMVSLVEGIMGVQPQMDGLRINPCVPSSWNDFSMAREFRGKKLNIQVENKNGVQKGVTHIVINGEEIQGDLIPIAKMKAENNVLVIMG; encoded by the coding sequence ATGCAATACGGTCACTTTGACGAAAAAAACAAAGAGTATCTCATTACGAAACCGAATACGCCTGCCTCTTGGGCGAACTACCTGGGCTCGCCGGAATACGGCGCCATTATCTCAGGAAACGCAGGGGGCTACAGTTTTGTAAAGTCTGGAGCCAACGGGCGGCATGTCCGCTACCATTTTAATTCAAAGGACGAGCCTGGACGCTACATTTACGTGAGAGATTTGGAGAACGGGGATTATTGGTCCGGTTCTTGGCAGCCCGTGGGTAAAGATCTGGATCAGTACAAGTCGGTATGCCATCATGGAACCGGATACACGAACATCGTCTCGGATTACGACAATATCCATACAGAATCATTATATTATGTGCCGCTGAACAAAACCTACGAGGTGTGGCGCATGAAGGTCCGCAATAATGACTCTAAAGCGCGGAAGCTGGCTCTCTTCGGATTTGTCGAATTAACCAACAATAACAATTACGAGCAGGATACTGTCAACCTTCAGTACACGCTGTTCATCTCACGGACCTACTACAAAAACAATATGATCCTTCAATCCATCAATGAAAACGTTCCCGAGGATCGGAGCTGGAGATTCTTCGGTGCTGCAGGCGCAGAGGTAACCGCTTACGACGGCGACCGGGATACGTTCCTCGGCGATTACCGCAGCTACGGCAATCCGGCCTCCGTTGCAAACGGCCAATGTAGCAATTCATTAAACTACAACACCAACTCCTGCGGCGCTCTGCAGATCAACGTGGAGCTGCAGCCAGGAGAAGAGAAAGAAATCGCATTCCTTCTGGGACAATATGACGAGAAAGGCGCGTCCGAAATTCTTAGCCACTACAAAGATTTGTCTGTCGTGGACAAGGAACTCGAAGAACTGAAGGCATTCTGGCACAGCAAACTTAACCGCTTCCAGGTCCAGACACCAAGCGATAATCTGAACAACATGATCAACACCTGGAACGCATATCAATGCTTCATCACTTTCATCTGGTCTCGTGCAGCCTCCTTCCAATACTCCGGTCTTCGTAACGGACTTGGCTATCGGGATACCGTACAGGATATTCAAGGTATCATTCATCTGGATCATGAGATGGCTCTCGAGCGTCTGAGACTAATGATTTCCGCCCAGGTCTCGAACGGCGGTGGACTTCCACTCGTGAAGTTTGATCATAACCCTGGTCACGAGGGCACACCAGACGACCCGGAATACGTGCGGGAAACCGGTCATCCCCACTATCGCGCCGATGACGCCTTGTGGCTGTTCCCAACCGTAATTAAATACTTAAATGAAAGTGGCAACTGGGGCTTTACAGATGAAGTGATACCTTATTCAGATAAGGGTGAAGGCACGGTGTACGAGCATCTGCGCCAGGCCCTTCAATTCAGTCTGGATCGTATGGGTGCACATGGCATGCCGGTCGGGCTTCATGCAGACTGGAACGATTGTCTGCGTCTCGGAGCCAAGGGTGAGTCGCTATTCGTCGCCTTCCAGCTGTACATGGCCTTCAAAGTGTTCATGGAAATCGCGCAAAATAAGAACAAGCCGGACGACGTAAAGTGGGCACAGGGCCTGCTTGATGAGCTCGACGGGAACATTCAGAAGCATGCTTGGGAGAACGATCAGTTCGTCCGCGGATTCACCGAAGATAACTATACAATTGGCTCCTGGGAGAATGATGAAGCAAAAATCTGGCTGAATCCGCAAAGCTGGGCCGTATTAAGCGGCGCCGCCCGCCCGGAACAGGCAAAGGTCTCCATGGATAAAGTGTACGAGAATCTGCGGACCGATTACGGCACCATGTTATTCTACCCGCCGTTCCGGGAGTACGGTTTGCCAGTGGCTCTGATGGCTCTTTTCAACGCCTCCACCAAGGAAAACGCCGGCATCTTCAGCCAGCCGCAGGGATGGCTCATCTTAGCGGAAACCATGATTGGCAACGGTGAACGCGCGTTCGAATATTTCCTGAATTGTAGTCCGGCCAGCATGAACGATAAGGCCGAAATCCGTAAACTGGAGCCTTACGTGCATGGTCAGTTCGTCGAGTCCAAAGACAGCCCGTATCAAGGCCGGGCCCATGTCCACTGGCTCACCGGCACCGCCTCGACCGTGATGGTCTCTCTGGTGGAGGGCATCATGGGCGTTCAGCCGCAGATGGATGGCCTTCGCATCAACCCATGTGTTCCTTCCAGCTGGAATGACTTCTCCATGGCGCGGGAATTCCGCGGTAAGAAGCTGAACATTCAGGTAGAAAACAAGAACGGCGTCCAAAAAGGGGTTACCCATATCGTCATTAACGGCGAAGAAATTCAAGGGGACCTAATCCCAATCGCTAAAATGAAAGCTGAAAACAACGTGCTAGTCATTATGGGATAA
- a CDS encoding DUF5085 family protein produces MKIKRTPIIFHNVISCTKTCKIEEWHQLARELRNSVVSSGLYGTGPIIYQVSNLNLDVGEADYSFYIPVNAPVEMEKNEDYHFTETLNFTDGLLLRHADLDEDIEESYAVLRSCAESYQLTLEEPFYNIYLDVYGDGIIDIFAPVIKEG; encoded by the coding sequence ATGAAAATAAAGCGGACTCCGATTATATTCCATAACGTCATCAGTTGTACCAAAACCTGCAAAATAGAGGAATGGCATCAGCTGGCCAGAGAGCTTCGTAATTCCGTTGTAAGCAGTGGCTTATATGGCACAGGTCCGATCATTTATCAAGTTTCCAATCTGAATTTGGACGTAGGGGAGGCTGACTATTCCTTCTACATTCCTGTTAATGCACCTGTAGAGATGGAGAAAAATGAGGATTATCACTTTACGGAAACTTTGAACTTTACAGACGGGCTGCTGCTCAGACACGCTGATCTCGACGAGGATATCGAAGAATCATACGCTGTTCTGCGGTCATGCGCCGAATCCTATCAGCTAACGCTTGAGGAACCCTTTTACAATATCTATCTGGATGTCTACGGGGATGGAATTATTGATATCTTTGCTCCGGTCATTAAGGAGGGATAG
- a CDS encoding DUF5085 family protein produces the protein MVNPKDSIKYTSVVSRKYYFYYKDLEQHLSDFMSDVFKLKATIKGPLFYSINNIPLDEKMHAEFFIPIQEDYLDVTEDMHFHSYFCIDRMISTCDLADYEASTETSYGELLHYMESNYLRQTTPIFHIVSGDRTLPYLFIKIGVSAQSAEEIWL, from the coding sequence GTGGTAAATCCAAAGGATTCGATAAAGTACACCAGTGTTGTCTCCAGAAAGTATTATTTCTACTATAAGGATCTGGAGCAGCATCTATCCGATTTTATGAGTGATGTATTCAAGCTTAAGGCTACGATTAAAGGTCCCTTATTCTATTCTATAAACAATATTCCATTGGATGAAAAAATGCATGCTGAATTTTTTATTCCTATCCAAGAGGATTATCTGGACGTGACAGAAGATATGCATTTCCACAGTTATTTCTGCATCGACCGGATGATTTCTACTTGTGATCTTGCCGATTATGAAGCAAGCACGGAGACCTCTTATGGAGAGCTGCTTCACTATATGGAGAGCAATTATTTGCGCCAGACGACTCCCATTTTTCATATCGTTTCCGGGGACCGGACATTACCCTATTTGTTTATCAAAATCGGAGTCAGCGCTCAAAGTGCTGAGGAAATTTGGCTGTGA
- the essC gene encoding type VII secretion protein EssC, which yields MQLSLLKDTVIYTCVLPEKQKGQYWITQRNEQNYEENVISIEGIEGKWILKSNKQAVILDSNKSTIKEIAIEPMNMYSIHLIRTNEYVVLFSEPVSRDRNTFKKLKFHANSKITIGRAENCNLHYANKYTSSLHAELLINGSTLTIQDQSSANGTFVNGKRVTSKVLKLGDVVYIIGLKIIIGPDFIAVNNPDGQLKIKGAAFQPYVKQTAAVVEEEELEEIAVSPEFFYRSPRFKRDIQQAEFVIDPPPSLGNMEQLPIMLMLGPSITMGMASLFTGLFALQNALSSGGNVRNAMPTLVMSMSMLLGTILWPILARRHESKRRSRRNQERNVKYKAYLEELRQKIADECAYQSDILHENLVTVEDCVGRIEQRKRNLWERTRRHNDFLSLRLGLGTVNLQAEIKHPEIRFSLDEDELRKELEEFIKEPKLLKNVPLPLLLTEDWIAGIIGTREAAVMLTKQLILQLTALHSYDELKLVFLYDTKEQDTWGFVKWLPHVWNEEGSLRFVATELNEVKELSSYLEKELSAREMLSSDEEIRELSPYYVIIAADKQLAGKAEIINGLLKQKKNLGFSILHLYDQLMHLPKECSLVIECDGEDSNIFDKDNISGKSVSFRPDPYEIRNELALAVRLANIKLDTSGSKYNLPDMLTFLDMFGVGKIEHLNALTRWKDNDPVLSLGTPIGVDTTGALFQLDLHEKFHGPHGLIAGMTGSGKSEFIMTFILSLAVNYHPHEVAFILIDYKGGGMASAFSSLPHLAGTITNLDGAAVKRSLISIQSELKRRQAIFQDIHSRLGLSNIDIYKYQRLYREGQVSEPLQQLFIISDEFAELKTQQPEFMEQLVSAARIGRSLGIHLILATQKPAGVVDDQIWSNSKFRISLKVQERADSMDVIKRPDAAELSVTGRFYVQVGFNELFELGQSAWAGAPYDPSDRMERTPDHNLTIIDTLGRIVKQTAVNKRKIRQANPEKQISKINEYLSHIAAEEGIKIRPLWLEPIPAVIYLHELKKKYPNSPSFYGEINPVIGEVDDPVNQRQLPMTFPLSRDGNAIVYGTAGSGKTVFLTTLIFSLIEQYTPEEINIYILDFGSETLGAFSEAPHVGDVVFSHDSERVNKLFQMLQQKIEQRKKIFSPYGGDFGSYNRVSAEQEPSILVVIHNYSVFTELFEGKEEVISLLSREGLKYGIYFMLTALNTGAVRYKTLQNFKQLYVLQLNDPSDYSGVLGNVGGVYPSKLKGRGIFKKDNVYEFQLAHIQANGNNLLNELRSSCSSYAKQWKGTTAEQIPILPDKVDLAFLKKDIHRWRDGLIPVGVEKDSLKVSYMDLSQGYIQLVASRDHDMSTFMQGLVEVLSEQGSSDSELLVLDANRQFTEDFHGSCRYINDHSDAAEQAVIELFNMLVLRNNAFKDALAAGQPVPVFNKLTVIVLSVSALLSRLSVDAKDKWKVLLEKGSAAYQVHFILAERAANIAAFSFEAWFKEHVAGGEGIWIGDGFTDQYHMKPARFSQEMYREIGDGFGYVVHRGKAVLVKLLSASALVEEEVPVG from the coding sequence ATGCAGCTATCACTGCTTAAAGACACGGTCATCTATACTTGTGTTCTTCCCGAGAAACAGAAGGGACAATACTGGATCACCCAGAGAAATGAACAGAATTATGAGGAGAACGTTATCAGCATTGAAGGCATTGAGGGGAAATGGATTCTAAAGTCCAATAAACAGGCCGTTATTCTGGACAGCAACAAGTCCACTATTAAGGAAATTGCCATAGAACCCATGAACATGTACTCCATTCATCTTATCCGAACGAATGAGTATGTAGTGCTCTTCTCTGAGCCTGTCTCCCGTGACAGGAACACCTTTAAGAAGCTGAAGTTTCATGCAAACAGCAAAATAACGATTGGACGGGCAGAGAATTGTAATCTGCATTATGCCAATAAGTATACCTCATCCCTTCATGCTGAACTGTTGATCAATGGCTCTACCCTGACGATTCAAGACCAGAGCAGCGCAAACGGAACGTTTGTGAATGGGAAACGGGTCACCAGCAAAGTGCTGAAACTAGGAGATGTCGTCTATATTATCGGTCTCAAAATTATTATTGGCCCCGATTTTATCGCCGTGAACAATCCGGACGGTCAGCTAAAGATCAAAGGAGCTGCGTTTCAGCCGTATGTTAAGCAGACGGCAGCTGTGGTTGAGGAGGAGGAATTGGAGGAGATCGCCGTTTCCCCTGAATTCTTCTACCGTTCTCCACGGTTTAAGCGGGATATTCAGCAGGCGGAATTTGTAATTGATCCTCCACCTTCACTCGGTAATATGGAACAATTACCAATCATGCTGATGCTGGGTCCGTCCATCACCATGGGGATGGCCTCACTTTTCACAGGGTTGTTTGCCCTCCAGAATGCACTCAGTTCCGGGGGGAATGTCAGAAATGCAATGCCTACTCTAGTAATGTCTATGAGCATGCTGCTAGGTACAATATTATGGCCTATCTTGGCCAGAAGACATGAGAGCAAGCGGAGAAGCCGGCGCAATCAGGAGAGAAATGTGAAATACAAGGCATATTTGGAAGAGCTCCGGCAAAAAATTGCAGATGAGTGTGCCTATCAAAGCGATATTCTACATGAGAACCTAGTGACTGTAGAAGATTGCGTTGGCCGCATAGAACAAAGGAAGCGTAATTTATGGGAGCGAACCCGCAGGCATAATGACTTTTTATCGCTTAGACTGGGACTGGGAACCGTTAACCTGCAGGCAGAAATTAAGCATCCCGAAATAAGATTCAGCTTGGATGAAGATGAATTGCGGAAGGAATTAGAAGAGTTCATCAAAGAACCGAAGCTCCTGAAAAATGTGCCGTTGCCGCTGTTATTGACGGAGGATTGGATAGCGGGAATTATCGGCACCAGGGAAGCCGCCGTTATGCTTACGAAGCAGCTGATCCTGCAGCTTACCGCACTTCACAGCTATGATGAACTAAAGCTCGTCTTTCTCTATGATACAAAAGAACAAGATACTTGGGGATTTGTGAAATGGCTGCCGCATGTATGGAATGAAGAGGGCAGTTTGCGGTTTGTCGCAACGGAGCTAAATGAAGTGAAAGAGCTGTCCAGTTATCTGGAAAAAGAGCTGTCCGCCCGGGAAATGCTCTCATCTGATGAAGAAATACGGGAGTTGTCGCCATATTACGTGATTATAGCTGCGGACAAGCAACTGGCGGGCAAAGCTGAAATAATCAACGGATTATTAAAGCAGAAAAAGAACCTTGGATTCAGCATTTTGCATCTTTATGATCAGCTTATGCATCTTCCCAAAGAGTGCTCTCTGGTGATTGAGTGCGACGGTGAAGATTCGAATATTTTTGACAAAGATAATATTTCCGGGAAATCGGTATCTTTCCGCCCTGATCCTTATGAGATCCGTAACGAGCTTGCGCTTGCTGTCCGGCTGGCTAACATCAAGCTTGACACATCAGGGTCTAAATATAATCTGCCGGATATGCTAACCTTCCTCGATATGTTTGGCGTCGGAAAGATAGAGCATCTTAACGCCTTAACCCGCTGGAAGGATAACGATCCGGTATTGTCACTGGGAACTCCCATTGGAGTGGATACCACAGGAGCCTTATTTCAACTGGATCTGCATGAAAAATTCCATGGTCCTCATGGATTGATTGCCGGAATGACAGGTTCGGGTAAAAGTGAATTCATCATGACCTTTATATTATCACTGGCAGTGAATTATCATCCTCATGAAGTGGCCTTTATCCTTATCGATTATAAGGGGGGCGGGATGGCAAGCGCATTCTCTAGCCTTCCTCATCTTGCAGGAACGATTACCAATTTGGACGGCGCTGCGGTAAAACGTTCGCTGATTTCAATCCAAAGCGAGCTGAAACGGCGCCAGGCCATATTTCAGGATATTCATAGCCGGCTTGGTCTTAGCAACATTGATATCTATAAATACCAAAGGCTTTACCGGGAAGGGCAGGTATCCGAACCGCTTCAGCAATTGTTTATCATTTCTGACGAATTTGCCGAACTTAAAACCCAGCAGCCGGAGTTTATGGAACAGCTGGTAAGCGCTGCGCGAATCGGACGAAGTCTGGGCATCCACTTGATTCTGGCTACTCAGAAGCCTGCGGGTGTCGTAGACGACCAAATCTGGAGCAATAGCAAATTCCGAATTTCATTGAAGGTCCAGGAGAGGGCCGACAGTATGGATGTGATCAAAAGACCGGATGCCGCCGAATTGTCCGTTACTGGCAGATTTTATGTGCAGGTAGGCTTTAACGAGCTGTTTGAACTAGGGCAATCTGCATGGGCCGGCGCACCGTATGATCCATCGGACCGGATGGAACGTACACCGGATCACAACCTCACGATAATTGATACGCTGGGCCGTATTGTAAAGCAAACAGCTGTGAATAAACGAAAAATCAGACAGGCCAATCCGGAGAAGCAGATTAGCAAGATTAATGAGTATCTATCCCACATTGCTGCCGAAGAAGGCATCAAGATCCGGCCGCTGTGGTTGGAGCCGATTCCTGCTGTGATTTATCTGCATGAATTGAAGAAGAAGTACCCTAACTCCCCTTCTTTTTATGGTGAGATTAATCCTGTAATCGGCGAGGTCGATGATCCGGTGAATCAGAGACAGCTGCCCATGACCTTCCCGCTCTCCCGGGACGGCAATGCGATCGTTTATGGTACGGCCGGAAGTGGCAAAACAGTCTTTCTGACGACACTTATCTTCTCTTTGATAGAGCAGTATACTCCCGAAGAAATCAATATATATATTCTGGATTTCGGTTCGGAAACGCTGGGAGCCTTCTCAGAAGCACCGCATGTGGGTGATGTAGTCTTCTCTCATGACAGTGAAAGGGTTAATAAACTCTTCCAGATGCTTCAGCAAAAAATAGAACAAAGAAAGAAAATATTCTCACCGTATGGGGGTGACTTCGGTTCTTATAATCGTGTATCTGCGGAACAAGAACCATCTATATTAGTCGTCATTCATAACTATTCTGTATTTACCGAGCTTTTTGAGGGTAAGGAAGAGGTGATCTCGCTACTCAGCAGAGAAGGCCTGAAGTATGGGATTTATTTTATGCTGACTGCTCTTAATACGGGAGCTGTACGGTACAAAACCTTGCAGAATTTCAAGCAGCTCTACGTGCTCCAGCTGAATGATCCATCCGATTATTCCGGTGTGCTCGGCAATGTAGGGGGCGTGTACCCTTCCAAATTGAAGGGCAGAGGTATCTTCAAGAAAGACAACGTCTATGAATTTCAGCTGGCCCATATTCAGGCAAACGGCAACAATCTGCTGAATGAATTGCGTAGCAGCTGCAGCAGCTATGCGAAACAATGGAAGGGAACAACTGCTGAACAGATACCGATCTTACCGGACAAGGTGGATCTTGCCTTCCTCAAGAAGGATATTCATCGCTGGAGGGACGGATTGATTCCTGTAGGGGTGGAGAAAGACAGCCTGAAAGTATCCTATATGGACCTCAGCCAAGGCTATATTCAGTTGGTAGCTTCCCGCGATCATGATATGTCTACTTTCATGCAGGGCCTGGTCGAGGTACTCTCCGAGCAAGGCTCTTCTGATTCGGAGCTGTTGGTGCTAGATGCCAATAGACAGTTTACGGAAGACTTTCACGGGAGCTGCCGCTATATCAATGACCATAGTGATGCTGCCGAGCAGGCAGTTATTGAATTGTTCAATATGCTGGTGTTGCGGAATAACGCCTTTAAGGATGCACTCGCTGCCGGCCAGCCGGTTCCTGTATTCAATAAACTGACGGTAATTGTGCTGTCGGTATCGGCCTTGCTGTCCAGGCTATCCGTAGATGCCAAGGATAAGTGGAAAGTTCTGCTTGAGAAGGGGAGCGCCGCCTATCAGGTTCATTTTATATTGGCTGAACGGGCTGCTAATATCGCGGCATTCTCCTTTGAAGCTTGGTTTAAAGAGCATGTGGCTGGAGGTGAGGGGATATGGATTGGAGACGGTTTTACCGATCAGTACCACATGAAGCCGGCCAGATTCAGCCAAGAGATGTACCGCGAGATTGGGGACGGCTTCGGGTACGTGGTGCATCGCGGGAAGGCTGTTCTGGTGAAGCTGCTGTCTGCCAGTGCGCTCGTGGAGGAGGAGGTCCCCGTTGGATAA
- a CDS encoding WXG100 family type VII secretion target, with product MSKITVDPARLESAAQKMDGQASEYATQYKKLFTEVNAMGAAWKGADNTAYVTQIQGFEEDFKNMYDLLLKYSEFLKLSAKMYRDTQSEIINSAKKLTN from the coding sequence ATGTCGAAAATTACTGTGGATCCTGCACGGCTGGAATCAGCAGCACAGAAGATGGATGGTCAAGCGTCTGAGTACGCCACGCAATACAAGAAGTTATTCACAGAGGTAAACGCTATGGGTGCCGCTTGGAAAGGGGCCGACAATACGGCATATGTTACCCAGATTCAAGGCTTTGAGGAGGATTTTAAGAACATGTACGATCTGCTGCTTAAATACTCCGAATTTCTAAAACTGAGCGCCAAGATGTACCGGGATACACAAAGTGAAATTATCAATTCTGCTAAAAAATTAACTAATTAA
- a CDS encoding pore-forming ESAT-6 family protein: protein MSTEGIQISLPEVANTAGTIRSINENLSARLDEIKMEMNALASTWQSDASNTIREKFKGMEPRFEEYKNVIISYATFLDTTVKGYEDTENAIKNNASQFK, encoded by the coding sequence ATGTCAACGGAAGGAATTCAAATTTCTTTACCTGAGGTAGCGAATACTGCCGGAACGATCCGATCCATTAATGAAAATCTTAGCGCCAGACTGGACGAAATTAAAATGGAGATGAACGCACTTGCCTCCACCTGGCAAAGTGATGCAAGCAATACCATTCGTGAGAAATTTAAAGGAATGGAACCCCGCTTTGAGGAATATAAGAACGTCATTATTTCCTATGCTACTTTTTTGGATACAACAGTAAAAGGATATGAAGATACGGAAAACGCGATAAAAAACAATGCGAGCCAATTCAAATAA